Proteins co-encoded in one Candidatus Eremiobacteraceae bacterium genomic window:
- a CDS encoding methylated-DNA--[protein]-cysteine S-methyltransferase: MKQPSASAIFHTPVGPLFVRADAGALTELSFVDRAMSASGAEHEESRAVVNAVERQMSEFFAGLRTAFDVPIKLIGSPFHVRVWEALRAIPYGATVSYGQLAKQLGDPDGARAVGSANGANPIVIIVPCHRVIGANGSLVGYGGGLHRKRVLLDLESGRTALDLAFTPFAASSEILHTRQAAP; this comes from the coding sequence ATGAAACAACCGTCGGCTTCAGCCATATTCCACACCCCCGTCGGGCCGCTTTTCGTTCGCGCCGATGCGGGAGCGCTGACGGAACTTTCGTTTGTGGATCGCGCGATGAGCGCGTCGGGCGCCGAGCACGAAGAGTCGCGCGCCGTCGTGAACGCGGTAGAACGCCAGATGAGCGAGTTTTTTGCGGGCCTTCGCACGGCGTTCGACGTCCCCATCAAGCTGATCGGATCGCCTTTTCACGTGCGGGTCTGGGAGGCTTTGCGCGCGATTCCTTACGGCGCGACCGTGTCGTACGGACAGCTTGCTAAACAACTCGGCGATCCCGACGGGGCGCGCGCGGTCGGAAGTGCGAATGGCGCGAACCCCATCGTGATCATCGTTCCATGCCACCGCGTGATCGGCGCGAACGGGAGCCTCGTGGGCTACGGCGGCGGATTGCACCGCAAGCGCGTTTTGCTCGATCTTGAGAGCGGTCGAACCGCCCTCGATCTTGCGTTTACACCGTTCGCGGCGTCGAGTGAAATTCTTCATACGCGGCAAGCCGCGCCTTGA
- a CDS encoding DUF5069 domain-containing protein encodes MRTVVDLKSEPPRSGREMLGGFAWLGRMTDKAHAKHAGTLGDYVSLCPMDDGFLQRCGVGQAEYLELIASENDDEQIASYFERHVGPTQREAANEWVMVENGEHIDELDKDEGRIV; translated from the coding sequence ATGCGAACAGTCGTCGATCTTAAATCAGAACCGCCGCGCAGCGGGCGAGAAATGCTTGGCGGTTTCGCCTGGCTAGGCCGAATGACCGACAAGGCGCACGCAAAGCACGCCGGGACCTTGGGCGATTACGTCTCTTTATGTCCGATGGACGATGGGTTCTTGCAACGTTGCGGGGTCGGGCAAGCGGAATACTTAGAGCTCATCGCCAGCGAAAACGATGACGAACAGATCGCGTCGTATTTCGAACGCCACGTGGGGCCGACGCAGCGCGAAGCGGCCAATGAGTGGGTGATGGTCGAGAACGGCGAACATATCGACGAGCTCGACAAAGACGAGGGCAGGATTGTCTGA
- a CDS encoding DUF5069 domain-containing protein — translation MDLTTAVPRSTKQKMLGIVSLARTIDKARAYNGGKLGEYDYDCPHDKPLFEFLGTDGTTFADKVKELQTDENIQAWIARDFMSKKTEAEIERFNDDRMQWHPEPGSHSEHYYLDLREKLAPGRNDIVTWFDLLDLDEKRPVPTPTKLKQAR, via the coding sequence ATGGACCTGACTACCGCAGTACCGCGCAGTACAAAGCAGAAGATGCTCGGCATCGTCTCGCTCGCGCGCACCATCGACAAAGCGCGAGCCTACAACGGGGGAAAGCTCGGCGAATACGATTACGACTGCCCACACGATAAACCGCTGTTCGAATTTCTCGGCACCGACGGCACGACGTTTGCGGACAAAGTAAAGGAGCTGCAAACCGACGAGAATATCCAGGCTTGGATAGCTCGCGATTTCATGTCGAAGAAAACCGAAGCCGAAATCGAGCGGTTCAACGACGATCGCATGCAGTGGCATCCGGAGCCCGGCAGCCACAGCGAGCACTACTATCTAGATCTTCGCGAAAAACTGGCTCCGGGCCGCAACGACATCGTCACCTGGTTCGACCTCCTCGACCTTGACGAAAAGAGGCCCGTTCCGACTCCAACAAAACTAAAGCAGGCGCGTTAG